AGCTTCATAAGGCGTTGCCCGGCGCGCCGGCTCCGCGCATCACGATTGATCTGGCCCGCCCGCAGGACAAGAAACTTCTCGCGGGATTTCTGGTTGGCACGCCGATTTTCCTGCTCCTGACCGCATTCGGCAGCCATCGCACGTATCAGGTGAGCGAGTCGGTCCAATTCTGCGGCCAGGCGTGCCACACGCCGATGAAACCGGAGTTCGTCACCTACCAGAACTCGCCGCACGCGCGGGTGTCTTGCGTGGAATGCCACGTCGGGCCTGGCGCGGCATGGTATTTCAAATCGAAGCTGAACGGCGTCCGCATGCTCGCCTCCACCGTGGCCAACAATTTCGAGCGGCCCATCAAAACGCCGATCAAGAATCTGCGCCCGGCCCAGGAGACGTGCGAACATTGTCATTGGCCGGAGAAATTCGTCGGCAACGTGGAACGCACTTACTCGCACTTTCTCGCCGACGAAACCAACACGCCCTTCACTGTCCGGATGTTGCTCAACGTCGGGGGAGGCGAAACCCGCTCCGGACGCGCCGGCGGCATCCACTGGCACATGAACCTCGGAAACAAGGTCGAGTACTTCGCCAGCGACGAACAACGGCAGGTGATTCCCTGGGTCCGGTTCACCGATCCGCAAGGGGTCGTGACGGAATACCGCACGAAGGATTTTCAAGGCGAACCCAAGCCGTTGGAGATTCGCCGTCTGGACTGCATGGATTGCCACAACCGGCCCGCCCACCATTTTCGCTCGCCGAATGAAGCGGTCGATCTCGCGATGTCCGTGGGACGAATCGATCCCCGTTTGCCGTGGGTGAAATCGAACTCTGTCGAAGTGTTGACGCGGAACTACGCGACCGAGTCCGAGGCGCTCCAGACAATCGCCGCCGTGTTGCGCGCCGCCTACACGGACTATTCCAAAATCGACTCGCTGGTGGGCGAGGTGCAGGACATTTTTCGCAACAACTTCTTCCCGGAGATGAAAGCCAACTGGCGCGTGTATCCGGACAACATCAGCCACAAGAACTGGGCCGGGTGTTTCCGGTGCCATGACGGGCGGCACAAGACGGCGGACGGGAAACGCTCCATCAAAGCGAGCGATTGCAACTCTTGCCACATCATCCTGGCCCAGGGCAGCGGTCCGCAACTCGAGACGCTGAACCCCAAGGGCCTTCCCTTCTTCCACATCGACGCCGAGTACTCCGACTTCGCCTGCGCAGAGTGCCACACCGGCGGACTGGTCAAGTGAATCTCCTTCTTTGTTTCGGATTTGGGATTTCGGATTTCGCAATTTGGCCTTAAGGGTCCGTGCAAAAATAACTTCGGATTTTGGCGGGAGCGCCACCTGGCCTGCGGCGAGGAGTGAGCGAGGGAGCATCCCCGCAGCGGTCTGTGACCGAGCGAACGACGAAGCCGCAGGCCAGGCGCCGCCCCG
Above is a genomic segment from Verrucomicrobiota bacterium containing:
- a CDS encoding cytochrome C, with translation MTDSSDNPRHPRLVRNWLSLAGFILAIGSFFAFVLLFAIDLMAEHRNPYMGILTYVVAPGFLISGMALVAAGVILHRWQLHKALPGAPAPRITIDLARPQDKKLLAGFLVGTPIFLLLTAFGSHRTYQVSESVQFCGQACHTPMKPEFVTYQNSPHARVSCVECHVGPGAAWYFKSKLNGVRMLASTVANNFERPIKTPIKNLRPAQETCEHCHWPEKFVGNVERTYSHFLADETNTPFTVRMLLNVGGGETRSGRAGGIHWHMNLGNKVEYFASDEQRQVIPWVRFTDPQGVVTEYRTKDFQGEPKPLEIRRLDCMDCHNRPAHHFRSPNEAVDLAMSVGRIDPRLPWVKSNSVEVLTRNYATESEALQTIAAVLRAAYTDYSKIDSLVGEVQDIFRNNFFPEMKANWRVYPDNISHKNWAGCFRCHDGRHKTADGKRSIKASDCNSCHIILAQGSGPQLETLNPKGLPFFHIDAEYSDFACAECHTGGLVK